From the genome of Parazoarcus communis, one region includes:
- a CDS encoding TerB family tellurite resistance protein, giving the protein MLRTLKDLFNSFAPASEGAVGGHDEHTLQLATAVLLVEVMRSDAEVDETERAAILSALGKRFGLGGDERARLLELAETASSEAVDFHRFTSRINNGFDAGEKARVIELMWEITYADGHLSNHENHLMRKIADLLHVSHADYISAKQRARASTRTS; this is encoded by the coding sequence ATGCTTCGCACGCTGAAAGACCTCTTCAACAGCTTCGCACCGGCCAGCGAGGGCGCGGTCGGCGGTCACGACGAACATACGCTGCAACTGGCCACCGCCGTGCTGCTGGTGGAAGTAATGCGCAGCGATGCCGAGGTGGATGAAACTGAACGCGCAGCAATTCTTTCCGCACTCGGCAAGCGCTTCGGGCTGGGCGGCGACGAGCGCGCACGCCTGCTCGAACTCGCCGAAACCGCGTCGAGCGAGGCGGTGGATTTTCACCGCTTCACCTCACGCATCAACAATGGCTTCGACGCCGGGGAAAAGGCCCGCGTGATCGAACTGATGTGGGAGATCACCTACGCCGACGGCCATCTCAGCAATCACGAGAACCACCTGATGCGCAAGATCGCCGACCTGCTGCACGTGTCGCATGCCGACTACATCAGCGCCAAGCAACGCGCGCGCGCGAGCACACGCACGTCCTGA
- a CDS encoding NfeD family protein has product MTIEWWHWTVGGIALVLLELAIPAFFVIWFGFGALLLSLLMLVAPSMPMTAQILLWLAASVAMMILWFRVFKRNAHKTLVGTADGDVIGEAGLLVNAVAPYQRGKVRFQRPILGAEEWACTAESDIAAGERVRIVSVEGSFVKVAKA; this is encoded by the coding sequence ATGACTATCGAATGGTGGCACTGGACGGTAGGCGGCATTGCCCTCGTCCTGCTCGAACTGGCCATCCCGGCCTTCTTTGTGATCTGGTTCGGCTTCGGCGCGCTGCTGCTGAGCCTGCTCATGCTCGTCGCGCCCTCCATGCCGATGACGGCCCAGATCCTGCTGTGGCTGGCGGCATCCGTTGCGATGATGATCCTGTGGTTCAGGGTATTCAAACGCAACGCACACAAGACGCTGGTTGGCACCGCAGACGGCGACGTGATCGGCGAGGCCGGACTGCTCGTCAATGCCGTCGCCCCCTACCAGCGCGGCAAGGTGCGCTTCCAGCGGCCGATCCTCGGCGCCGAGGAATGGGCGTGCACGGCAGAAAGCGATATTGCTGCGGGCGAGCGCGTCAGGATCGTCAGCGTCGAGGGCAGCTTCGTCAAGGTGGCGAAGGCCTGA
- a CDS encoding SPFH domain-containing protein: MTSGLAIALALLVFVVITIAKGVRLVPQGEEWVVERLGKYYGTLRPGLNILIPYLDNVAYKLITKDLILDVQEQEVITRDNAVIRTNAIAFVKITDPVKAVYGVTDFSEAIRNLIMTTLRSIVGEMELDEALSSRDKIKTRLRESIADEAVDWGLTVKSVEIQDINPSDSMQRAMEMQAAAERERKAAVTKAEGAKQAAILEAEARLEAAKRDASAQVMLAEASAESIRRVSNSIGDQTTPMLYLLGEKYIAAMESLSESSNAKVVVLPADLQETLRGLVGKVGMRS; this comes from the coding sequence ATGACATCGGGTCTGGCAATTGCGCTGGCACTACTGGTTTTTGTCGTCATCACCATCGCCAAGGGCGTCCGCCTCGTGCCGCAGGGCGAAGAATGGGTCGTCGAGCGTCTGGGCAAGTACTACGGCACCCTGCGCCCCGGCCTCAACATCCTCATTCCCTACCTCGACAACGTCGCCTACAAGCTGATTACCAAGGATCTCATCCTCGACGTACAGGAACAGGAGGTCATCACCCGCGACAACGCGGTGATCCGCACGAACGCCATTGCCTTCGTGAAGATCACCGACCCGGTGAAGGCGGTGTATGGCGTCACTGATTTCTCCGAGGCCATCCGTAACCTGATCATGACCACGCTGCGCTCGATCGTCGGCGAGATGGAACTCGACGAGGCGCTGTCCTCGCGCGACAAGATCAAGACCCGCCTGCGCGAGAGCATCGCCGACGAAGCGGTGGACTGGGGCCTGACGGTGAAGTCGGTCGAGATCCAGGACATCAACCCGTCCGATTCGATGCAGCGCGCCATGGAAATGCAGGCTGCGGCAGAACGCGAACGAAAGGCTGCGGTGACGAAGGCCGAGGGCGCCAAGCAGGCGGCGATTCTCGAGGCTGAAGCCCGTCTTGAAGCCGCAAAGCGCGATGCCAGCGCCCAGGTGATGCTGGCCGAAGCGTCGGCCGAGTCGATCCGTCGCGTAAGCAACTCGATCGGCGACCAGACCACGCCAATGCTGTACCTGCTTGGCGAGAAGTACATTGCGGCCATGGAAAGCCTCAGCGAATCGAGCAATGCGAAGGTCGTCGTACTCCCGGCGGACCTGCAGGAAACCCTGCGCGGACTCGTCGGCAAGGTTGGCATGCGCAGCTGA
- a CDS encoding methyl-accepting chemotaxis protein, whose protein sequence is MDILFRPVMGLLDRFRYPWKFAIIALVCALGTAVLLSQVYVGLRQNISFTEREVSGLGVLDKAYSVLVLSQQHRGLSAGVLGGSEALRPQLAEKALGVQDAMAAVDAELGRMPEWDVLQARWRAIRKDLQALLVDGLQLPASDNFRAHSQAIEGMLGWIGDIGDASNLSLDPEGATYNLIDPMLHSVPDLTERLGRLRGRATGIIARGVLMPGDERHVVAQLAELAMTEAQLRDRLGRALRDNTSLKGSLGAALEQVEAGVGRFRDAAQTEVLEQGFGVAPAEFFNIGTGAIDVVLKHYRESLRPEAERLLLERLDRLWNKLYFEVAVAAVALLLAGYLLFGIYFSILRSVRELNLGAKQLSGGDYRTRVSFSARDELLDVADAFNAIAKDVGGLIGEIQRGGERLVRASSEMSDAARNVAAGSSSQSEAATGMAAAIEEMTVGIDEISRHAATAQGLAETSDQLSTDGGEVMRKTVSEMERIAEAVHSSAAVIGELGEKARQIGSMVVVIKQIADQTNLLALNAAIEAARAGESGRGFAVVADEVRKLAERTAAATEEITEMASSIGQGTENAVDSMQAGVARVRDGAELTTRAGQSMAQINDGAREVLRAVSDISLALREQSSASAEIARNVERIAQRAEDNSAAVSDTANTAASLRTLATELEQKVVRFKV, encoded by the coding sequence GTGGATATACTGTTTCGTCCCGTGATGGGGCTGCTTGATCGATTTCGCTACCCTTGGAAGTTCGCGATCATCGCCCTCGTCTGTGCGCTGGGGACAGCGGTGCTGCTGTCGCAGGTGTACGTTGGCCTGCGTCAGAACATCTCCTTTACCGAGCGTGAGGTTTCCGGTCTCGGTGTGCTCGACAAGGCCTATTCGGTACTCGTGCTGAGTCAGCAGCACCGCGGCCTGTCGGCCGGCGTGCTCGGCGGGAGCGAAGCGCTGAGACCGCAACTGGCGGAGAAGGCCCTTGGCGTGCAGGACGCGATGGCCGCAGTCGATGCGGAGCTCGGGCGCATGCCCGAATGGGATGTCCTGCAGGCGCGGTGGCGAGCAATTCGCAAGGACCTGCAGGCACTGCTCGTGGACGGCCTGCAGTTGCCGGCGTCCGACAATTTTCGCGCCCATTCGCAGGCCATCGAGGGCATGCTCGGCTGGATCGGTGACATCGGCGATGCGTCCAATCTTTCCCTCGACCCGGAAGGCGCCACCTACAACCTGATCGACCCGATGCTGCACTCGGTCCCCGATCTCACCGAACGCCTCGGGCGCCTGCGCGGACGGGCGACCGGGATCATTGCCCGTGGGGTGCTGATGCCGGGTGACGAACGTCATGTTGTGGCGCAACTGGCCGAACTCGCGATGACCGAGGCTCAGTTGCGCGACCGCCTCGGACGTGCGTTACGCGACAACACTTCGCTGAAGGGATCGCTAGGCGCTGCGCTCGAACAGGTCGAGGCCGGTGTCGGACGCTTCCGCGATGCCGCGCAGACCGAGGTGCTGGAGCAGGGCTTCGGGGTGGCACCGGCGGAATTCTTCAACATCGGAACCGGCGCGATCGATGTCGTGCTCAAGCACTACCGGGAGTCCCTGCGCCCTGAGGCCGAGCGCCTGCTGCTTGAGCGTCTCGACCGGCTGTGGAACAAGCTCTACTTCGAGGTTGCGGTCGCAGCGGTCGCGCTGCTCCTTGCCGGCTACCTCCTTTTCGGGATCTATTTTTCGATTCTGCGCTCGGTGCGCGAGCTCAATCTGGGCGCGAAGCAGCTTTCAGGTGGTGATTACCGCACGCGCGTGTCCTTCAGTGCCAGGGATGAACTGCTTGACGTGGCCGACGCATTCAATGCGATTGCAAAGGATGTCGGGGGCCTGATCGGCGAAATTCAGCGCGGCGGGGAACGGCTCGTGCGTGCATCCTCCGAGATGTCGGATGCGGCCAGGAATGTGGCGGCCGGCTCTTCGTCGCAGAGCGAGGCGGCCACCGGCATGGCGGCGGCAATCGAGGAGATGACGGTCGGGATCGACGAGATCTCGCGCCACGCGGCGACTGCGCAAGGCCTTGCGGAGACCTCCGATCAGCTCTCCACCGATGGCGGCGAGGTCATGCGGAAGACCGTGAGCGAGATGGAGCGGATTGCCGAGGCCGTGCATTCATCGGCCGCGGTCATCGGCGAGCTGGGTGAGAAGGCGCGGCAGATCGGTTCCATGGTCGTCGTCATCAAGCAGATCGCGGATCAGACCAACCTGCTTGCGCTCAACGCCGCAATCGAGGCGGCGCGTGCGGGCGAGAGCGGGCGCGGCTTCGCGGTGGTTGCCGACGAAGTGCGCAAGCTGGCCGAGCGCACCGCGGCGGCGACCGAAGAGATTACCGAGATGGCTTCGTCGATCGGTCAGGGCACGGAAAACGCGGTCGATTCGATGCAGGCCGGCGTGGCCCGCGTGCGCGACGGGGCTGAACTGACGACCCGCGCGGGTCAGTCGATGGCTCAGATCAACGATGGGGCGCGTGAGGTCCTGCGCGCAGTGAGCGATATCTCGCTTGCGCTGCGCGAACAAAGCAGTGCGAGTGCCGAAATTGCCCGCAATGTGGAGCGCATCGCCCAGCGGGCCGAGGACAACAGTGCCGCAGTGAGCGATACGGCAAACACCGCGGCGTCACTGCGCACGCTGGCGACCGAACTCGAACAGAAGGTGGTGCGCTTCAAGGTCTGA
- a CDS encoding amino acid ABC transporter ATP-binding protein — translation MSLVKITGLHKHFGSNHVLKGIDLEVAQGDVIALIGRSGSGKSTLLRTINGLETIDKGELMVDGTALHDGKGDLRALRQKVGMVFQQFNLFPHLTAGQNVMLAPTVVKGMAKKEVEDIAREMMLKVGLSDKFDSFPDQLSGGQQQRVAIARALAMQPKVLLCDEITSALDPELVSEVLAVVRQLATEGMTLIMVTHEMRFARDVGNKLIFMHHGRIHESGDPKAIFAAPQTPELANFVGSVLTV, via the coding sequence ATGTCGCTCGTTAAGATCACCGGCCTGCACAAACACTTCGGCAGCAACCATGTCCTCAAGGGCATCGACCTGGAAGTCGCGCAGGGTGACGTCATCGCCCTGATCGGTCGCAGCGGCTCGGGCAAGAGCACCCTGCTGCGCACCATCAACGGGCTGGAGACCATCGACAAGGGCGAGCTGATGGTGGACGGCACCGCGCTCCACGACGGCAAGGGCGACTTGCGCGCGCTGCGGCAGAAGGTCGGCATGGTCTTCCAGCAGTTCAACCTCTTCCCGCATCTGACCGCCGGTCAGAACGTGATGCTTGCACCCACCGTGGTCAAGGGCATGGCAAAGAAGGAAGTGGAGGACATCGCGCGGGAAATGATGCTCAAGGTCGGACTCTCGGACAAGTTCGACAGTTTCCCGGATCAGCTCTCGGGTGGTCAGCAGCAGCGCGTGGCGATTGCCCGCGCGCTGGCGATGCAGCCCAAGGTGCTGCTGTGCGACGAGATCACCTCGGCACTCGACCCGGAACTGGTCAGCGAAGTGCTCGCAGTGGTGCGCCAGCTCGCCACCGAAGGCATGACACTGATCATGGTCACCCACGAGATGCGCTTCGCCCGCGATGTCGGCAACAAGCTGATCTTCATGCACCACGGCCGCATCCACGAAAGCGGCGACCCGAAGGCCATCTTCGCCGCGCCGCAGACACCCGAGCTGGCAAACTTCGTGGGATCGGTGCTGACCGTCTGA
- a CDS encoding amino acid ABC transporter permease, translating into MAYQFDFTPVFGNAGLLATGAGFTLALTAVGAVLGIGLGVVGAVCRAWKLAPFDRLFGLYVEVIRNTPFLVQLFFIFFGLPALGIKMTEWQAAVLAMVINLGAYSTEIIRAGIQATPRGQIEAAESLAMTRTQTFKHVVLRPALAKVWPALTSQVIIVMLGSAVCSQIATEELTFAANFIQSRSFRAFETYFVTTAIYFVMALLIRQLLIQLGQRFVVGRAR; encoded by the coding sequence ATGGCATACCAATTCGATTTCACCCCGGTGTTCGGAAACGCCGGGCTGCTGGCAACAGGCGCCGGTTTTACCCTCGCCCTGACCGCTGTCGGGGCCGTTCTTGGCATTGGTCTCGGCGTTGTTGGCGCAGTCTGTCGTGCCTGGAAACTCGCACCCTTCGACCGACTCTTCGGCCTCTACGTCGAAGTGATCCGCAACACGCCTTTTCTGGTCCAGCTGTTCTTCATTTTCTTCGGCCTGCCAGCGCTCGGCATCAAGATGACCGAGTGGCAGGCCGCTGTGCTCGCCATGGTGATCAACCTCGGCGCCTATTCCACCGAGATCATCCGTGCCGGCATCCAGGCCACCCCCCGCGGCCAGATCGAAGCGGCAGAATCGCTGGCGATGACGCGCACCCAGACCTTCAAGCATGTGGTGTTGCGCCCGGCCCTGGCCAAGGTCTGGCCGGCGCTGACGAGCCAGGTGATCATCGTCATGCTCGGCTCGGCCGTGTGTTCGCAGATCGCCACCGAAGAGCTGACCTTCGCTGCCAACTTCATCCAGTCGCGCAGCTTCCGCGCATTCGAAACCTATTTCGTGACCACGGCCATCTACTTCGTCATGGCCTTGCTGATCCGCCAGTTGCTGATACAGCTCGGACAGCGCTTCGTCGTCGGGAGGGCGCGCTGA
- a CDS encoding CerR family C-terminal domain-containing protein, translating to MSANDRALPEVPGEATRARLVAAGLELFGGVGYEAVTTRLLAARAGVNQAAIPYHFGGKQGVYLAVAQHLCDTNGDRIRQAIATARAGLDAPDADVGTLLADFIVACVDIVAGSEQGLLHYAFFVREQLAPSAAFDMIFDQMLLPVHQLVCDLVARLKGLPPDAEATMLLAHAFLAQVSGFVTGRRLLQRRLQVETLDLTAVLDTVRYFSIAAARGL from the coding sequence ATGAGCGCGAATGACAGGGCCCTGCCGGAGGTTCCCGGCGAAGCGACCCGTGCGCGGCTGGTTGCGGCCGGGCTCGAGCTCTTTGGCGGCGTTGGCTACGAGGCCGTCACCACGCGTTTGCTGGCAGCGCGCGCCGGGGTGAATCAGGCTGCGATTCCGTATCACTTCGGTGGCAAGCAGGGCGTCTATCTGGCGGTTGCCCAGCATCTGTGCGACACCAATGGCGACAGGATCAGGCAGGCGATCGCGACTGCACGCGCGGGGCTTGATGCGCCTGACGCGGATGTCGGGACCTTGCTCGCCGATTTCATCGTCGCCTGTGTCGATATCGTTGCCGGCAGCGAGCAAGGGCTGCTGCATTATGCGTTCTTCGTGCGCGAGCAACTGGCGCCTTCGGCCGCCTTCGACATGATATTCGACCAGATGCTGCTTCCGGTCCATCAGCTGGTCTGCGATCTCGTTGCCCGACTCAAGGGGTTGCCGCCGGATGCAGAGGCGACCATGTTGCTCGCACATGCCTTCCTCGCCCAGGTGTCTGGCTTCGTGACCGGGCGGCGCCTGCTCCAGCGCCGTCTGCAGGTGGAAACGCTTGATCTCACAGCGGTTCTTGACACGGTTCGCTACTTTTCGATTGCTGCAGCGCGTGGCCTCTAA
- a CDS encoding amino acid ABC transporter permease, whose protein sequence is MFVQFSTWDIVRNLLEGGKWTLGLSLIAFILGGGVGLVVLFARIAHNRLLQSIAKAYIEVFQGTPLLMQLFIVFFGLSLAGVDVSPWFAAAAGLTLFTSAYLAEIWRGCVESVPKGQWEASTSLALSYPQQMRYIVLPQALRIAIAPTVGFSVQVVKGTAVTSIIGFTELTKTGSMLANATFQPFLVFGLVAVGYFILCYPLSLYAKSLEKKFHVAR, encoded by the coding sequence ATGTTCGTACAGTTCTCCACCTGGGACATCGTCCGCAACCTGCTCGAAGGCGGAAAATGGACCCTCGGCCTGTCACTGATCGCTTTCATCCTCGGCGGTGGCGTCGGCCTCGTGGTCCTGTTTGCCCGCATCGCCCACAACCGCCTGCTGCAATCCATCGCCAAGGCGTATATCGAAGTCTTTCAGGGCACGCCGCTGCTGATGCAGCTCTTCATCGTGTTCTTCGGCCTGTCACTCGCCGGTGTGGATGTGTCGCCCTGGTTTGCGGCAGCCGCCGGACTCACCCTGTTTACCAGCGCCTACCTTGCGGAGATCTGGCGCGGCTGCGTGGAGTCGGTGCCCAAGGGGCAGTGGGAAGCCTCAACCAGCCTGGCCCTGTCCTACCCGCAGCAGATGCGCTACATCGTGCTGCCGCAGGCGCTGCGCATCGCCATCGCGCCGACGGTGGGTTTCTCGGTTCAGGTCGTGAAGGGAACTGCGGTGACCTCCATCATCGGCTTTACCGAGCTGACCAAGACCGGCTCGATGCTCGCCAACGCTACCTTCCAGCCCTTCCTCGTGTTCGGTCTGGTCGCGGTGGGCTACTTCATCCTCTGTTATCCGCTCTCGCTGTACGCAAAAAGCCTGGAGAAGAAATTCCATGTCGCTCGTTAA